The Oncorhynchus masou masou isolate Uvic2021 chromosome 14, UVic_Omas_1.1, whole genome shotgun sequence region AATTCTATGGTGATGTTACTGCCGAATTGGTACCTTTTGGGTAGTGCAACTGGTTAGTACTTTGTCAAGCAGGGCGAGCACTTGTGCTTGCGAAGCAAAGGACCAGTCGTTCGAGAAGGCAAAACTGTTAGCAGCATAGTGACGTCCTTCACATAGGTGTACTTTTGGTTTTACATCATACATCCTTATTACAAATTACTATTTTTAAGGTATTTTTCAATACTATAAGTCAGTAATAATTAATTCCACCCATTCCCTCCCTGCCTTTCTTGTGTATCAGGGTACCATTAGCGAGCCAGGCTTGGGCCTCCTGTCCTGGTGGAACAGCTAGCGAAAGGAGAGGCCattacagtagaggaaacagggagacagatgtCAAGTATTCATCCCAGCTGCTGGACATACACCTTGTTTTTGGACTCTTCTCAGCCACTCCTCCCAGGTTGTGACTTTAACACTGGAGAAACATGCCTCCTGTGAAGTGTCCACAAGGTGAATAGACACAGAACTGCGGCCTCAAGTAGAGGAGCCAGGATTCCCATAATAGGAATGGCAGACCCAAGGACAAGGGACCAGTAGCAAGGATTTCTAATAGAGCACCCAGGCCGGGAACATGGAGAACTGTCTCACTTGCAAAGCTGTAGATCCACTTCCCCCTGTATATTGTAAATACTACCACCATAACTGTTAACGCACCAGCATTTACACTCAGTGCACATGACCGTAAGAAAGACTGACTAAAGGGCCCCAATTGGCCTATTTAGTGTCACCATGTAAGTCTGTGAGTGTTCAGTTGAACAAATAATGGAGTGAGTGTGCCTAAATATACAATTGTGTGTTGTCATTTGGCCCAGTATAGTGTTTCATCAGTGATCATTTTTGTTTGCATGATTTTGAGTTGGGTTATTTAAGCGATAATGCCCAAGGAGAtgatggtatatggccaatataccacggctaagggctgatcTCAGGCATGACGCATCGCGGACTATTGGCCATGCCACAAAGCCCAGAGTTTTTAAaaattgctattataaactggttaccaacgtagttagagcagtaaaaataaacgtTTTGCCATATCTGTGGTATATGGCTGATATACCActtctgtcagccaatcagcattcaggtctcgaaccacccagtttataatcgtGTACAGGACATGTATCCCAAAAATATCATAAAATAACTGTCCTTGGGAGGGGTTGTCATGAACCCACAAGCACTACACCTCACTGTAATTTGTGTAATTTAGTGGGTGTGAAGTTGGTCCTCTGAAGCAGTTTTTGATAAAGCATAGAAGCCATATTCTTCCAGGCCAAATGAATGTATCATATTCTGATCTTTATTTTGGTTATTTTTACTTACACCATTACATGAAGGAATACATCAGTATGGTTTACAATACGAACACATACTTGTTTAATGTAATAACTGCTTTGACGCGTATGAGCATAGCAGTCTTGTTATGCCAACAAATTTGTCAGCAAACACACATCACAAACATCACGCCCATTCTCCCGACTACGGTGCAATCTCAGCCAGCGGCAGCTGCGCAGCCTCAACAACACACCGCAGATCAGTGTATTCCGCGCGACTACGCGTAtttactgttatttatttaattaatgtTATATAATAGTAACTGACGAGGCACACACCCGTCCTCTACCGACAAACGGACTCTAGCAATGCAGTAAGTACAAATATTCAAGTACGGGTATGCCAGCTATTGTTTGGATTGTAGAAAATCTGTATTGCCTATTCATTAACGTGTGACAGCCTTTTTGACCAAAGTATAGACTAAAGGAAATGTATGATAATGACAACTGTTGGCTATAGAATACCTTTGACGAGGCTACTCATCCTCTCATCCCTACAGCGTCTCTGTTTGCGCGCGCCGACTTTTCGAATGTCCTGGAAATGAGAAAAAGTCGGATGATATGCGTGTTTATTAGAGTAATTTGGCAACGCAAACTGGTCATTCACTTAGCCCGAAATGCACGCCTCCGCAACATGACGAATCATACAATGTTATGAATGTCTCATATAGAGGGATGTTTCTTGTGAAGTTTAGACACGTTGAGCCGAGTCAATTGAATATTTCAGATATTTAATTCGGATGGAGCCCAGAGAAAGTATCCAGAGATAGACTTCACTGTTGCTCTCTTTTTAAATTTTTACTTTGTAAAAACGGATTCATATCGTTCTTTAAACAGTCAATTTGCATTCGAGTGAAAGGATCATCTACTTTTCTAATTTGACAATTTTGGTGTTACAATGTAGCAGCCCTAATGTTTTGGTTTGTAGTCATTATCCAATGCTTTCCCGTATTGCATGCTGACGTCAGAAACACACGGCTAGccttttgccagcagctctgtcGACGGCGTTCTCAATATTCGAGCTGTCAGAGCTGTCTGTTTTACTGTAACCTTGATGATGCAGGCAGAGCGAAAGAATGTAACAATCTTAAACCATGCAAAGCCATCTTGGCCTTGGAGTGTGTGCTGTGTCCTATCTTATTGCGTGCACATGTCATCAATATGCACCACCATATCTTGGCACACAATGGCTGCTTTATTTTAAACATTTtagttgaacctttatttaactgctTTTGTTGCAGCTATTCCTAAAGCTGTGCTCCTCTTGAGCTTGAAGGACTTGATACACAATGTAAACAGCAGTCATATATCTAAGTTGAGCCTGTTATTGTTTGTGGGCGGATTTAGGAATGGTTGGCAGTTGAAATGTATGGCATTTGAAAGTAAAAATGGTCTGTAATGAATTGAAAGGCTGCCAGTGTCATTTTTGGTAAAACATTGCCACGAGGCTAATACTCTTAACCAGGGTAGTCCGACTAAATTGCTCCATAAGTGTCCAGTAATGTAAATCCAAACATCCATCTTAAAATGAAGCTGTTATGAATGATGCATAATATTCTCTGCAGTAGGGATAAACTTCATGAAATCTGTCTTTGTTTCAGTTGTTCCTTCTGGTTCAACTTTCGCTTTTTacttttgtttgttttcttctctttctttcttcattAAGAACCTTGCTGAAACAAACTGACCTGTGTACTCAATAGCAAGACATATTAAAGCAGAGACGGTGAGCAGACAAACATATAACTGGAGTGTCAGCTTCAGGACCGGTGGTGAAGAACCAGAAGAGTGGTAAGAAGAGCGACCTGGCCCGTGCCTCAGCCATGACAGACCCCAGCCTGACATCCTCCTCAGAGGCCCCTCTGCGCTCCCCCCGGGCTgcacccctttccctctccttccccttcttgAGGGAGGGCAGCCGTGTGTGGGAAAGTGGAGCGCCACCCCAGCCCCGGTCACTGCCCAGCCCACTGCCCACCAAACGCAACCGCACCTATTCAGCGTAAGCAACTAGATATGCTGCTCATGAATGCGTTTCTGTATTAGAATTGGTTTGATAGTGCATGTTTATTATCGTTCACTTATATGACGTTTATCTTTATATTCCTTAACTTCttagagaataatttatttccaCAAGCAGTAGCAGAAGGGATATGGTGTGTTGATGTAATGTTTTGTTGAGAGTGGACATGATGCTCTCTCGCCTGTCTCTCTTCAGCACGGTGCGGGCCACCTCAGGGCCAGCGTTTAAGGGCGTGTGCAAGAGCTTCTGCAGGTCACAAGGTCATGGCTTCATCCGCCCCACCAATGGCGGTGATGACATCTTTGTTCACATCTCTGAGTGAGTGGCCTTCATCACTACAGCAGCCTTCTTTAGCTTGGCAAATTGCTAAAATGAACAGAATGCCCTGTTTTTTAATATTCTGTTCACAGCTTTCTATCTCAGAGCAGCAATGTAACATCAGTGTTCAGTGTCAGATAAAATGTGTCAAGGTTCAGAGCAGGAACTGACTGCAtattcatactgtacagtaaatgAACATCTAAATCATTAATTCAATCTATTTCAGTATCGAGGGCGAGTATGTCCCAGTAGAAGGAGATGAGGTCACATACAAAGTCTCCCGGATCCCACCAAAAAACCTGAAGATCCAGGCCGTGGAGGTGAAGATAGTTCATCTGAACCCAGGGACGAAGCATGAGACCTGGTCTGGCCAGATCATCAGCCAGCTAGACGAGAGCTAGGCTTCAGCGCTGGCCTGTTTATCTACACTTGTCTACAGGGAGGGCTAGGATGGGAAGTTGAGGGGTCTGGCTAGGGCAGGCAGGGACGGCCAACTGGTGCTGGTGAGTCTGTCTAAATCAGGTGTGcttgagctgggctggaacaaaaccctAGATACACTGACTGGCTCCTCAGGACACAAGTTGGCCATCCGTGAACTAGGACGTGGTTAGTACAGACTGGATTGATAAGTCATAAAAGCAAGGGAGGAGAATATGTTCAACCTGAATGTACTGGAAGTGGGTGAAGGGACTGAGCGGAGTGGTGGAGGAAATAGAATGAGAAATCCGACACCATTTTGAGGAGAAGCATTACTATTGGTGTGATATGAAAATGAGGTTGGAGAGAAAATAACTGATGAAGGTTTAGAGGTACAGAATCGGAAACGTCTGATTGAGAGAGCAattgagaagggagggagagatgggcgtAAGACAAAATAAAAAGCTTTGAAGAATGATTTATATTTTACTGTGAATGGAAAAGCCACTATTAATATGTTCTCGAGGTACACAACCATCTTTGTATTTTTgccttttatttatatatatttatttgatcATTTTGTTTAGATTGTTTTGTATCCGTTAGTTTTGAGGTTACTGGATTTAAGTTTTGGGTATTGTAGTCAAACGAATGCACTTAAAAACGTTAACTTTTCTGAAATACTGCCGAACCGACTACAACTCCTATTAGGCTTTATCATGTGGCAATTTGTAGTCCTGTTTGCAAATTGTAACTCACCATGATGGTATGAGCAAATTACTGTAAGGTTTTTGAAACTATTTGAAACTTTTCTATTGTCTGAGAGACACTGTAACACACTGTCAATggaattgaaatacattttaatGTATTTGTTTAAGTTCTGAAATGATCATTTAATTGTTATTGAGCCGTTATTCATATTTGTTTCATGTCTACCCATTATGTTTAGCATTTCTCCATATTTAGGCTATTTCTATGTATTTTTCTGTACTTCATTCTTACTGTTTTGGGTtgttttatttcatattttagTTTTAGTTAAAATACTAGGTTTTTCATTGGTCACAGTTCAGAGCATTTTCTGTTAGACAAGCCACTGTGGCTATAGTTTACCCTCATTTCAATGTGAGCCTTGAAAGAGCACTAAAAACATTTTATGATTCACAATTATGGTGGCTGTTATCTTTCTTTAGTATTTATCTTTGGAGATAAGGGTGTACACATAGTACGTGACATTAGAATCACATGCCTATGCGTTAGTTATACTTTCCATCTGTTGTACAAAAAAATAACAAGTCACACTTTGCACAATGatataaaataatttattacaATGAACATAGTTCAAATGAATATTGTATTTGTTGCAGATGTCATTAACCTtttaataaaatttgatttgataagataCAACTAAAGGATGTGTACCTATGAATATACTGGGTAGGTAATGTAAAGGGTGTATGAGCCATCTGTGAGATCCATTTCTTATAGTGGTGCAGACTGAAGTAGCAGGAATGATTTATATGTAATTGCATAGATGAGGTAAGACTTCTCCCTACAGTGTCTAAACAGTCTTAGAAAAAAAATATGCTATCTAGATTCTAATAAGGGtttttcggctgtccccataggagaaccctttgaagaaacctttttggttccagattgAACTCTATCCAcaaagggttttacatggaacccaaaagagttctacctggaaccgaaatgggttctcctatgggaacagccgaataacccttttgtGTAGAAAGTCTACACCctccttggatttcttcacattttattgtgttacaaagtggaattaaaattgatttgtcatttttttgtcaacaatctacaccaaatactctgtcaaagtagaagaaaaaattctaacatttgtttttatattccttgattagataagtattcacccccctgagtcaatacatgttagaaacacatttgacagcgattacagctttgtcTCATCTTGGGTAAGTCTCATTAGATCTTCGCACACCTGTATTATGCAATATTTTCccattattcaagctctgtcaaggtgttggagATCATGACTAGAtagcaattttcaagtcttgccatagattttcaagcagagttaagtcaaaattgtaacttggccactcaggaacattcactgtctccttggtaagctactccagtgtatattcagctttgtgttgtaggttatagtcctgctgaaaggtggattCCTCTCCcggtgtctggtgtaaagcagactgaagcaggttttcctataggattttgcatgtgcttagctCTATCCCGATTGTTtccatcctgaaaaactccccagtctttgcCGATGTCAAGCAGACCCATACCATGATGGCaattactcagtgatgtgttgtgttggatttgccccaaacataaggctttgcatttaggccaaaaagtatattcctttgctgtgttttttttgcagtattacattagtgccttgttgcatgttttggaatatttttattcagtgtatttttattatttttatcactctgtcatttaggtcattattgtggagtcactacaatgttgttgatccatcctcagttttctcccatctaAGCCATTGAaatctgtagctgttttaaaatctccaatggcctcatggtgacgtccctaagcagtttccttcctgtcctgcagctcagttcagaagaatgtgtctgggtggtttaatgcTTCATTCACAACTTAATTATTAACTTGACTGTGCTTAAATATATATTCAATGTCTGAaatgttattgttacccatctaccaatcactgtcCTTTATTTTTGAAGCTATCGTAAAAGCCctgggaggacagaggaagaggtggtcataaaaaaatattatttcacacagagtacAGAGTGAGTCCATATAAATTATGTGATTTGTTTAGCCACATTTGACTTCTGAACTAATTCaggcttgcctaaacaaagggtgtgaatacttaaagGAATGATTATATTTTAgttagaatttaaaaaaaaacatttgtaaaaaactTGACAAACAATTAGAATTAAtctatttcaatcccactttgtaacacaacaaaatgtgaaacaaATTCAAGGGGGTGCAGACTTTCTATAGGCACTTAATCTGAAAGTGGACTGGCACAGAGCAAAAAAACAAAttttctctcttctgtctcgcTCTATTTTGTTCAAAGACAACACCAGTCACTTCCTACATTCACAAAGAAAAAAAATGATCCAAAACCCAGTTTGTCAGATAACTGTATCAATATTAGTGCAAAACATAAGTGGGTATTTACATTATATACTCAAAATGTATATACATCTTCACATGATATTCACAAGAGGATTGTCTTACAGGAGACCCTATAAGACAGTATGATTAATTTGATGTTACATACAAATACAGGGACACGCTACAAAAACCATTGAGTTGATAGATGTTAAATAATCAGATATTACATTAAAACCTTAGAGAAACACTTAGTCATGATAAAAAACCGAAAACATTAGTACACTTCCTCACATTGTTTGAGCTACCATCCTTTTAAAAAAGCAGATCTGTCCACATCTCATAATAATTTCAATGGGAGTCCAGACAATGTGAATTACTGATGATCCCTTTATGTGTCCAGTGCCAGTTAGAATAATATTATACAACAACAACGCATTGATTACAAATCTGTAGTGGTTTACCTCCCATTTCCACCTCTTCTCCTTCAGGTGCTCTTAGTAACTGCCTTCAACAACAGGGGGAACCCAGGGGAAGCTGACTGTGAGAGTGCCTGCTGCATGATTTATCACGACTCATTGGTGGGAGCTTTGAAGAAAATCTCTCGACAGTGCCTGGCTGTGTCCTCTGGTGAGTATACTGTGAAACCAATGGTCCGCGGGTCGTTGAAGATCTCATAGTCGTTTCCCCCCTGAACAGAGAGGAATGTAGATACGGCTTTAGAATCTGCTTGTTCACAAATAGGTTTGCACCGACTGCCCTTTTCACCATTGTCGACCTCTTTCCTTGTTTCCTCACTCACTATTTATCTCCATGTCTCAGTAAAAGAGGTTAAATAAACACACAACCATCACAAAGCTCATGCAACATTCTTTCAGGCAAGGGTCAACTCCACATAGAATGACATCAACAATGATCTCTGAACTTGAACCTTTATCATTCAAGCCACAGCACAATCCTACTCTCATTGCTATCTTTAGCCTCAGAGCATTCCCCATCACTGACACGTCCACAAGGTCCTCCACTTCACTTACAGACGACGTCTCGTTGCCAAAGAAATAGATAGCGTCCAGACCCTCCCCCTCCAGCACGTCCAGACAGAGCCTCTTGTCCCAGCCTTCAGGGAACACGTCAAAACTGATGAGACCACCTGAATAGAGAGGCACATGAGAGGGAATATTTCAGTCAATTTTAATTGATACATTACAATTTAACATCATGTGACAGAACAGAATATTAGTCCCTCCCATAAAATAATGATGATTTTAGTGATGATTATTAACACATTACAACCAGCTCTCTCATGCCATGTCAGGGATATTTGTTTTGGTTGGTCAATGCACTGATGAGTAAGGATGCCCGATGTATGTAAAATAGGTGTGATATTTCCCCCATTATAGGAACAGCAGCTTTGAGATATTTTTAAGACTGCAACTTCAACCGGTTAATGTTGCACAATTCTCTGCAACAGACTTGGAGCCCAACACATTCTCCCCTCGAAAAGCATGAAAGGTTATTAAAAGCCCCAATCACTGTGCTCAGTTCAGCAGAACAGACTTATTTATGCTCTGTGCATCGACTGTGTGATGATGGCTTTGACATACAGTCTGTGTCCAGGGAGGACAGTCTTATTATTGGTGATTATTCACTACTTGGCTGACCTCCATGAGGTTACTAACAGTATGTGAGCCATCAGGCTGCCTCATGAGGTTACTAACAGTATGTGAACCATCAGGCTGCCTCATGAGGTTACTAACAGTATGTGAGCCATCAGGCTGCCCCATGAGGTTACTATCAGTATGTGAGCCATCAGGCTGCCCCATGAGGTTACTAACAGTATGTGAGCCATCAGGCTGCCTCATGAGGTTACTAACAGTATGTGAGCCATCAGGCTGCCCCATGAGGTTACTATCAGTATGTGAGCCATCAGGCTGCCTCATGAGGTTACTAACAGTATGTGAGCCATCAGGCTGCCCCATGAGGTTACTAACAGTATGTGAGCCATCAGGCTGCCTCATGAGGTTACTATCAGTATGTGAGCCATCAGGCTGCCTCATGAGGTTACTAACAGTATGTGAGCCATCAGGCTGCCTCATGAGGTTACTAACAGTATGTGAGCCATCAGGCTGCCTCATGAGGTTACTAACCGTATGTGAGCCATCAGGCTGCCTCATGAGGTTACTATCAGTATGTGAGCCATCAGGCTGCCTCATGAGGTTACTAACCGTATGTGAGCCATCAGGCTGCCTCATGAGGTTACTAACCGTATGTGAGCCATCAGGCTGCCTCATGAGGTTACTAACAGTATGTGAGCCATCAGGCTGCCTCATGAGGTTACTATCAGTATGTGAGCCATCAGGCTGCCTCATGAGGTTACTAACCGTATGTGAGCCATCAGGCTGCCTCATGAGGTTACTAACCGTATGTGAGCCATCAGGCTGCCTCATGAGGTTACTAACAGTATGTGAGCCATCAGGCTGCCTCATGAGGTTACTATCAGTATGTGAGCCATCAGGCTGCCTCATGAGGTTACTAACCGTATGTGAGCCATCAGGCTGCCCCATGAGGTTACTATCAGTATGTGAGCCATCAAGCTGCCTCATGAGGTTACTAACAGTATGTGAGCCATCAGGCTGCCTCATGAGGTTACTAACAGTATGTGAGCCATCAGGCTGCCTCATTAGGTTACTAACAGTATGTGAGCCATCAGGCTGCCCCATGAGGTTACTAACAGTATGTGAGCCATCGAGGCTGCCTCATGAGGTTACTAACAGTATGTGAGCCATCAGGCTGCCCCATGAGGTTACTAACAGTATGTGAGCCATCAGGCTGCCTCATGAGGTTACTAACAGTATGTGAGCCATCAGGCTGCCCCATGAGGTTACTAACAGTATGTGAGCCATCGAGGCTGCCTCATGAGGTTACTAACAGTATGTGAGCCATCAGGCTGCCCCATGAGGTTACTAACAGTATGTGAGCCATCGAGGCTGCCTCATGAGGTTACTAACAGTATGTGAGCCATCAGGCTGCCCCATGAGGTTACTAACAGTATGTGAGCCATCGAGGCTGCCCCATGAGGTGGACTCCGTTCCACAAACACAGCCTGTGTCTGACTCCTTTCTTTTAAATCGCTCTTTCCTTTTCATTCTACAACCAGAGCAGTTAGTCTTTCAATTCGGCCACATATTCAGGTCAATGAGCGGTGAATGTGCACGAAAAGCCCTCAGAGAAGTAAGTTTAAATTCtgcttctcaccccccccccccttcatatTCTACTTCATTACCCCCAGTGTTTAAAGCGGCAACCAGCAGTTGAAGCAATAACAAAGCACCCTCCTCACCACCATTTCAGTAAAAGGTGTaaggatgggactggagacaTGTGAGCACTCTCAAATTCAAAGGCAGAGCAAtaaatgcaaggactgaccatccatgatatcaaaattataacTTTAACCATGTTTTTAGGCTATATAGTATTTGTTTCCATTTACTTTGTTTATAAACAATGGAGTAAAACTAGCTTATATGTTGTGTTCTGACGGGGTACGACTGTTCAAGATCATATGGATGATgattcttcaataatcaatggaTACATATCATTAATGTATTAGTCCAAAagtggatgtagcaactgctgcTTGACCCGAAGGGAAAGCTAACAAACGCAACAGCTAGGGAGGTTTCAGCCAATCAGAGGGTGTATTGGCGACAAACACCCACATCCTCAGCCCATCCCCCACACAGTTCCTTCCCACCCCTGGCCATGCACCATAAAGGTGAAAGAAAACATAGCCAGGACAAAGGTGCCTGTATTTGAAGTGACACTGCAATGTCGCCTTTTGAGCTGAGTGACATTAGCAAAAATCTCTGGCGTAAGAACAGACAGTGCCGCATAGACATAAACAGCATTGCATATGTGAAATGTGAACAAACCAAGGCAGGGTAGACATGCAGATACAGACTGCAATGAGCAAACACATAAATCTTATCCACTAGCCTTCCCATTGGCTTGTTTTATCAGGCTCTGCGGCTGCAGTGCAAACAGCCCTCCAACGGGCTCTGCTGCCAGTGCTATTAGCATCAGCTTCCACATCAGCAACCAGAAGGATTCCCAATTAATATCAGCAATCAGAGGGATTCCCAGGGCAGTCACTCAGTTAGGGTGAAGTAAAGTCATTAGGATGAAGTAaggatgaatgtgtgtgtttgtaactactgctgctactggccCAAGGCTTTAACAGAGTGCCGTATGAAGACAGCAGCCTTATCTCCAGCTGTTTGTGCAGCTGCCTGAATTGTGTACAGTTTCACAGGCCATTAAGGAAGTCCCACACCTAGTTACAGTCAGCAAACACCTAGTCTGACTAACCAGAGAAAAACATCTCTGAACCTCAGAGAGTGGAGCAGGGGAGAGTAATGTTTAATGAAGTTGGGCACAATGTGTCCAGGAGATTGACTACGCATGGCAGATCGTCTTTGTGAACTGGCAGATAGGAAGCAACAGCAAGGAAAAGACAGCAAAGGAGCTAGTACATTTAAGTCATAACAGGGTTCTATCTGAGAGATAAATGAGTCTTCAAATGTAGATATCACACCATGCACAGATGGCATACAAAATAATACTGAAATACAAGACTAGAGGTGCTAATAGTTACACCGATATTAATTCCCAGCTCACATCCTGTGCCAGTTGGTCTTACCTCTAGTAAATCTTAGACCCTTCCCAGCAAACTCCTCCTTCAGGGCCGCAACAAACTTCTCCCggattttctctctctgtgaagAGGTGAAGGAAAGGGGTCAGGCTTCAGGCCACTAAGGGTTAAGCCTCTCCACATCTCCCATCAGACCACTAGACCCTCCATAATGTGTGGCTGTGAACCATCAATGGGCTGTCTGTTCAGCCATCTTGAAAGCTCAGCATTGTTTTGACTTGTTTACTCTCTTCTTCAACGTAACAGAATATAAGAGAAAAGCATGCCTGCTTGCACTGTGCAGTGATTTGAGGTTATAAGAGGTTGAAAACATGACTCAATTAATAACGCAtgctttgtttgtttactatttcgTTTTAAAAGTTGATATGTTTAGGCGTTTTCCTTAGAAGATAATGACTGCTGTTTGGATCATTATTTAGGCACtcttatactgtataataccttgTCAATTTCAGAGAATTCGATTCGCTCCTCAAGTGTGCAGCTCCGGCCAATGGGGGAGATGTTCAGCATTCCGTTGCGGAATTCGATAAAGGTGCCCCTGAGGGCAGAATAAGGCATTAATCTGCAAAAAGAGACTTTAGTGTGGCTTTGTTACCAACCATCATACATGTGTAATctcccagcaatttaatgggtatttaccaacgttttggcatcactgtgcctCGTGATGCCGAAGTgttggtaaatacccattaaattgctgggagATTACACATGGAGTGTGCGACTTTCTT contains the following coding sequences:
- the LOC135554207 gene encoding phosphomannomutase 1-like isoform X1, with the translated sequence MDESNGPSKRTILCLFDVDGTLTPPREKIDPKLDEFFQSLRRKVKIGIVGGSDYSKIAEQLGEGDEVIQKFDYVFAENGTVQYKDGKLLSKQVGVTEAIQNQIGEELLQELINFCLSYMGLIKLPKKRGTFIEFRNGMLNISPIGRSCTLEERIEFSEIDKREKIREKFVAALKEEFAGKGLRFTRGGLISFDVFPEGWDKRLCLDVLEGEGLDAIYFFGNETSSGGNDYEIFNDPRTIGFTVYSPEDTARHCREIFFKAPTNES
- the LOC135554209 gene encoding cold shock domain-containing protein C2-like, with the translated sequence MTDPSLTSSSEAPLRSPRAAPLSLSFPFLREGSRVWESGAPPQPRSLPSPLPTKRNRTYSATVRATSGPAFKGVCKSFCRSQGHGFIRPTNGGDDIFVHISDIEGEYVPVEGDEVTYKVSRIPPKNLKIQAVEVKIVHLNPGTKHETWSGQIISQLDES
- the LOC135554207 gene encoding phosphomannomutase 1-like isoform X3 produces the protein MDESNGPSKRTILCLFDVDGTLTPPRESLRRKVKIGIVGGSDYSKIAEQLGEGDEVIQKFDYVFAENGTVQYKDGKLLSKQVGVTEAIQNQIGEELLQELINFCLSYMGLIKLPKKRGTFIEFRNGMLNISPIGRSCTLEERIEFSEIDKREKIREKFVAALKEEFAGKGLRFTRGGLISFDVFPEGWDKRLCLDVLEGEGLDAIYFFGNETSSGGNDYEIFNDPRTIGFTVYSPEDTARHCREIFFKAPTNES
- the LOC135554207 gene encoding phosphomannomutase 1-like isoform X2, whose protein sequence is MDESNGPSKRTILCLFDVDGTLTPPREKIDPKLDEFFQSLRRKVKIGIVGGSDYSKIAEQLGEGDEVIQKFDYVFAENGTVQYKDGKLLSKQAIQNQIGEELLQELINFCLSYMGLIKLPKKRGTFIEFRNGMLNISPIGRSCTLEERIEFSEIDKREKIREKFVAALKEEFAGKGLRFTRGGLISFDVFPEGWDKRLCLDVLEGEGLDAIYFFGNETSSGGNDYEIFNDPRTIGFTVYSPEDTARHCREIFFKAPTNES